In Triticum aestivum cultivar Chinese Spring chromosome 5B, IWGSC CS RefSeq v2.1, whole genome shotgun sequence, the following proteins share a genomic window:
- the LOC123113586 gene encoding cullin-4, whose product MSHPHASAPKRPFSSSSPSPASPAPPHMKKAKLPASSSSSAGPTEKSGLHLDPAAAAAVRAGGRTNGEEDAEMLLADQDELRAPNASAPGGGTANLFRKKATLPQPPATAATRKPLRIKIGQPKLPKNFEEDTWAILKDAITAIFLKQKLSCDVEKLYQAAGDLCLHKLGANLYERVKKECEIHISAKISALVGQSPDLVVFLSLVQRTWQDFCDQMLIIRGIALLLDVKYVKNVANLCSVWDMGLQLFRKHISLSPEIEHKTVTGLLRLIESERLGEAIDKTLLSHLLKMFTDLGMYSETFEKPFLECTSEFYATEGVKYLQQSDIPDYLKHAESRLQEEHDRCILYLEANTRKPLIATTEKQLLQRHTSAIIEKGFTVLMEANRVTDLSRMYTLFQRVDAIEMLKQALSLYIRGTGQGIIMDEEKDKDLVPFLLEFKASLDKILEESFAKNEAFSNTIKESFGHLINLRQNRPAELIAKFLDEKLRAGNKGTSEEELEGILDKVLVLFRFIQGKDVFEAFYKKDLAKRLLLGKSASIDAEKSMITKLKTECGSQFTNKLEGMFKDIELSKEINDSFKQSSQARTKLPTGIEMSVHVLTTGYWPTYPPMDVKLPHELNVYQDIFKEFYLSKYSGRRLMWQNSLGHCVLKVEFPKGRKELAVSLFQSVVLMLFNDAQKLSFVDIKESTGIEDKELRRTLQSLACGKVRVLQKTPKGRDIDDKDEFVFNEDFSAPLYRIKVNAIQMKETVEENTSTTERVFQDRQYQVDAAIVRIMKTRKTLSHTLLITELFQQLKFPIKPADMKKRIESLIDREYLERDRSNPQIYNYLA is encoded by the exons ATGTCTCACCCCCACGCCTCCGCCCCCAAGcggcccttctcctcctcctcgccctcccccgcctcccccgcgccgccgcacaTGAAGAAGGCCAAgctccccgcctcctcctcctcctccgccgggcCCACCGAGAAGAGCGGGCTCCACCTcgacccggccgccgccgccgccgtcagggcCGGTGGCCGCACCAACGGCGAGGAGGATGCGGAGATGCTGCTCGCCGACCAGGACGAGCTCCGCGCCCCCAACGCATCGGCCCCAGGGGGTGGCACGGCCAACCTCTTCCGGAAGAAGGCCACGCTCCCGCAGCCCCCTGCCACCGCCGCCACCCGCAAGCCCCTCCGCATCAAAATAG GTCAGCCAAAATTGCCCAAAAACTTTGAGGAAGATACTTGGGCAATTTTGAAGGACGCCATTACAGCCATATTTCTCAAGCAGAAGCTTTCCTGCGATGTTGAGAAACTTTATCAG GCTGCTGGTGATCTCTGTCTACACAAGCTAGGGGCAAATTTATACGAGCGGGTCAAGAAAGAATGCGAGATACATATATCAGCAAAAATCTCAGCATTGGTGGGTCAAAGTCCAGATCTGGTTGTATTTTTGTCGTTGGTGCAAAGAACATGGCAAGATTTTTGCGACCAGATGTTGATTATCCGTGGTATCGCTTTACTTCTTGATGTAAAATATGTCAAGAATGTTGCAAATCTTTGTTCAGTGTGGGATATGGGGTTGCAGCTGTTCCGCAAGCATATATCATTGTCTCCGGAGATTGAACACAAAACCGTCACTGGTCTTTTAAGATTGATTGAGAGCGAGAG GCTTGGTGAAGCAATAGATAAGACATTACTTAGTCATCTTCTGAAGATGTTTACTGATCTTGGAATGTATTCCGAGACATTCGAAAAGCCTTTTCTTGAATGCACCTCTGAGTTTTATGCTACTGAAGGTGTCAAATATTTGCAGCAGTCTGATATTCCAGATTATCTAAAGCATGCAGAG TCAAGGTTGCAAGAAGAACACGATAGGTGCATTCTGTATTTGGAAGCTAACACGAGGAAGCCACTTATAGCAACTACAGAAAAACAATTGCTACAGCGACACACATCCGCAATTATTGAGAAG GGATTTACAGTGCTTATGGAAGCAAATCGTGTAACGGACCTGTCAAGGATGTACACCCTTTTTCAGAGGGTTGATGCCATTGAGATGCTAAAACAAGCACTTAGTTTATATATCCGGGGCACAGGCCAGGGCATTATCATGGATGAAGAGAAAGACAAGGATTTGGTTCCCTTTCTTCTGGAATTTAAGGCATCCCTTGATAAAATATTGGAAGAAAGTTTTGCAAAAAATGAGGCTTTCTCCAATACTATAAAGGAGTCGTTCGGGCATCTTATCAATCTACGCCAG AATCGACCGGCTGAATTGATTGCAAAGTTTCTCGATGAGAAACTTCGAGCTGGAAATAAAGGTACTTCAGAAGAAGAATTGGAGGGAATACTCGACAAAGTTTTGGTTCTGTTCCGATTTATACAA GGAAAAGATGTATTTGAGGCATTCTACAAGAAGGATCTAGCTAAGAGGTTGCTGCTGGGAAAGAGCGCATCAATAGATGCTGAGAAATCAATGATTACAAAG CTTAAAACTGAGTGCGGAAGTCAATTTACCAACAAACTGGAGGGAATGTTCAAG GACATTGAATTATCCAAAGAAATAAATGATTCTTTCAAGCAATCATCTCAGGCAAGGACAAAGCTTCCAACTGGCATTGAAATGAGTGTACATGTGCTTACAACAGG CTACTGGCCGACATATCCACCGATGGATGTGAAGCTCCCACATGAACTCAATGTGTATCAG GATATATTTAAAGAGTTCTATTTGAGCAAGTACAGTGGAAGGCGTCTAATGTGGCAGAATTCTTTGGGTCATTGTGTATTAAAAGTAGAGTTCCCCAAAGGTAGAAAGGAACTTGCAGTGTCATTATTTCAG AGTGTAGTCCTGATGTTGTTCAACGATGCACAAAAGCTAAGCTTTGTCGACATAAAGGAGTCGACTGGTATTGAGGATAAAGAATTGAGAAGAACACTGCAGTCACTTGCATGTGGCAAAGTTAGGGTTCTCCAAAAG ACACCAAAAGGACGAGATATAGATGATAAGGACGAATTCGTATTTAATGAAGATTTTAGTGCTCCCCTTTATCGCATAAAG GTGAATGCAATTCAGATGAAGGAAACAGTAGAAGAAAACACGAGCACCACTGAGAGAGTATTTCAAGATCGTCAGTATCAG GTTGATGCAGCCATAGTTCGAATTATGAAGACGAGGAAAACACTCAGCCACACCCTTCTAATAACCGAGCTTTTCCAGCAG CTCAAGTTCCCGATTAAGCCAGCGGATATGAAGAAGAGAATAGAGAGCCTAATCGACAGGGAGTACCTGGAGAGAGACCGGAGTAACCCCCAGATATACAATTATCTGGCTTGA